From a single Bacillus sp. 2205SS5-2 genomic region:
- a CDS encoding NAD(P)-dependent oxidoreductase: MKVKIGFIGLGVMGTSMARNLLKADYSVTVFTRTKVKAVHILEEGAEWAETPNQVVEVADVVITMLGFPTDVREIYLSENGLIPNGRRGQVFIDMTTSEPALAKKLYTEGEKYGIHIVDAPVSGGDIGARKGTLSIMVGGEEEVFRQILPILTEMGEKIIYQGSAGAGQHTKMCNQIAICTNMIGVCEALVYGNKAGLDLDRVLESISTGAAGSWSLSNLAPRILNQDFEPGFYIKHFLKDLRIALYEIKMMDIELPGLSLAIELYEDLSNQGEENSGTQALYKFWGKE, encoded by the coding sequence ATGAAGGTGAAAATTGGGTTTATTGGTCTTGGTGTGATGGGAACAAGTATGGCTAGGAATTTATTAAAAGCGGATTATTCAGTGACCGTATTTACTCGAACAAAAGTGAAAGCTGTTCATATTCTAGAAGAGGGAGCGGAATGGGCTGAAACTCCCAATCAAGTGGTTGAAGTGGCCGATGTTGTTATTACGATGCTTGGATTCCCTACGGATGTGCGCGAAATCTATTTAAGTGAAAATGGTCTCATTCCTAATGGTAGAAGGGGTCAAGTGTTTATTGATATGACCACATCAGAGCCTGCCCTTGCTAAAAAGCTTTATACAGAAGGTGAAAAGTATGGGATACATATAGTAGATGCTCCTGTTTCGGGTGGAGATATAGGAGCTAGAAAAGGGACACTCTCTATTATGGTTGGTGGAGAGGAAGAGGTATTTCGCCAAATTTTACCCATTCTTACTGAAATGGGAGAAAAGATTATCTATCAAGGTTCGGCTGGTGCTGGTCAACACACGAAAATGTGTAACCAAATTGCTATTTGTACTAATATGATAGGTGTTTGCGAGGCATTAGTGTACGGAAACAAAGCGGGTTTAGACTTAGATAGAGTGCTTGAAAGTATCTCTACGGGTGCAGCTGGAAGTTGGTCATTATCGAATTTAGCCCCAAGAATACTGAATCAGGATTTTGAACCAGGATTTTATATTAAACATTTTTTGAAAGATTTGCGAATCGCTCTGTATGAAATCAAAATGATGGATATTGAACTGCCAGGATTATCATTAGCAATCGAACTTTATGAAGACCTTTCGAATCAGGGAGAAGAAAATAGTGGAACTCAGGCTCTCTATAAATTTTGGGGAAAAGAATGA
- a CDS encoding aminotransferase A — translation MEHLINSQVQSIELSGIRQFFNLVANMEGMISFSIGQPDFPTPEEVKAAGISAIQNNDTTYTHNAGYLDLRNKAVDYFCDKYQLNYSPDEIIVTSGASQAIDASFRTILSPGTEVVLPGPVYPGYEPLIRLCEATPVYVDTSKHSFKLTASLIEKSLTEKTRCVVLPYPSNPTGVSLSRQELIDIADLLKGRDIFILADEIYSTLSYDTAHVSIASFLKEQTIVINGLSKSHSMTGWRIGFVLAPEKITKHILKVHQYNVSCASSISQKAALKALSSNQADSHQMRNTYRLRRDYVYQRLIDMELETILPDGAFYFFVKIPAFLELNSLQFSLQLAREAKVAVVPGSAFPQYGEGYFRLSFACSMESLEEGLNRLHDFLNKLKQ, via the coding sequence ATGGAACACCTTATCAACTCACAAGTTCAATCAATCGAACTTTCCGGTATTCGCCAATTCTTTAATCTCGTTGCAAATATGGAGGGTATGATCTCTTTTTCAATTGGACAACCAGACTTCCCCACACCTGAAGAAGTGAAGGCCGCTGGAATTTCTGCCATTCAAAATAATGATACTACCTATACGCATAACGCTGGATACTTAGACTTAAGAAATAAAGCAGTTGATTATTTTTGTGACAAATACCAGCTTAACTATTCTCCTGATGAAATCATTGTCACATCAGGAGCCTCACAAGCAATAGACGCTAGTTTTCGAACAATTTTGTCGCCTGGTACGGAAGTGGTTCTCCCAGGACCCGTCTATCCAGGTTATGAGCCTTTAATCCGATTATGCGAAGCAACGCCTGTTTACGTAGATACAAGTAAACATTCATTTAAATTAACAGCATCATTAATTGAAAAATCCTTAACAGAGAAAACTCGCTGTGTAGTTCTTCCTTATCCTTCTAACCCAACCGGAGTGAGTCTATCTAGACAAGAATTAATAGACATAGCAGACTTATTGAAAGGGCGTGATATCTTTATTTTGGCAGATGAAATATATAGTACGCTATCTTATGATACTGCTCATGTATCCATTGCTTCGTTTTTGAAGGAACAGACCATTGTCATTAATGGGTTATCAAAATCACATAGTATGACCGGTTGGCGAATTGGTTTCGTTTTAGCACCAGAAAAGATCACTAAACATATTCTAAAAGTTCATCAGTACAATGTTTCGTGTGCGTCATCAATTTCTCAAAAAGCAGCATTGAAGGCTTTATCCTCAAATCAAGCTGACAGTCACCAGATGCGAAACACGTATCGCTTGCGTCGTGATTATGTTTATCAGCGATTAATTGACATGGAACTTGAGACGATATTACCCGATGGTGCTTTTTATTTTTTCGTAAAAATACCAGCCTTCCTTGAACTAAACTCATTGCAGTTTTCATTACAACTTGCTCGGGAGGCAAAAGTTGCCGTTGTCCCGGGAAGTGCCTTTCCTCAGTACGGGGAGGGATATTTCCGTTTAAGTTTTGCTTGTTCAATGGAATCCTTAGAAGAAGGTCTCAACCGGCTACACGACTTCTTAAACAAATTAAAGCAGTGA
- the corA gene encoding magnesium/cobalt transporter CorA, whose protein sequence is MIRTCVIKKNGKAIKEVPLHAVNDEDVAWYWVDFTSPTTQEIKELSRFFQFHPLAIEDCIEDFSPRPKIDFYDQYNFLLLHGVNQSTLGAFEVNIFVNERFIVTFHKKPVNEVSNLWNQLEHEVYKYSPYNIMHSIIDKLVDDYFSPVYKIEDRLNAIEDHTDENASYDLMDDLFDVRHEMSKLRRSLIPMRDLVYRILNSERLRFLKDEELYFNDVYDHLIKLVEMVESYREFSSDIRDNYLSINSDKMNNIMMTLTVMTTIFMPLTFIVGVYGMNFVYMPELNTRYGYFFVWGLMIGIAILMFSLFMKVGWLRFGRSRKQKRRSIKL, encoded by the coding sequence ATGATTAGAACTTGTGTAATCAAAAAGAACGGTAAGGCAATAAAGGAGGTCCCGTTACATGCCGTCAATGATGAGGATGTAGCATGGTATTGGGTTGATTTTACCTCTCCTACAACTCAAGAGATAAAAGAATTGTCTCGCTTTTTTCAATTTCACCCTTTAGCGATTGAAGACTGTATCGAAGATTTTAGTCCACGACCGAAAATCGATTTTTACGATCAGTATAATTTCTTATTGCTACATGGAGTGAATCAATCAACATTAGGTGCATTTGAAGTGAATATATTTGTTAACGAACGATTTATCGTCACATTTCATAAAAAGCCAGTAAATGAAGTAAGCAATCTATGGAATCAATTAGAACATGAAGTTTACAAATACTCTCCATATAACATTATGCATTCAATCATTGATAAGTTGGTAGATGATTATTTTTCGCCTGTTTACAAAATAGAGGATCGTCTAAATGCGATAGAAGATCATACTGATGAAAATGCCTCATATGACTTAATGGATGATTTATTTGATGTACGTCATGAAATGTCTAAGCTTCGCCGCTCCCTTATTCCGATGAGAGATTTAGTTTACCGAATATTAAATTCTGAACGTCTTCGTTTTTTAAAAGATGAAGAATTATATTTTAATGATGTTTATGATCACCTTATCAAACTGGTGGAGATGGTAGAATCCTATCGAGAATTTTCTTCGGATATTCGTGATAACTATTTATCAATTAATTCAGACAAAATGAACAATATTATGATGACTTTAACTGTTATGACGACCATTTTTATGCCTCTTACTTTTATTGTAGGGGTTTATGGGATGAACTTTGTCTATATGCCTGAATTAAATACACGGTATGGGTATTTTTTTGTTTGGGGCTTAATGATAGGAATTGCCATTTTAATGTTTAGTTTATTTATGAAAGTGGGCTGGCTACGATTTGGTCGCTCAAGGAAACAAAAAAGAAGGTCTATTAAGCTTTAA
- a CDS encoding chemotaxis protein: MSHDKGILLESGTNELEIVEFEVNDNKFGINVIKVKEIIQPLPVTKIPHSHSYVEGIIQLRGEVLPVIDMEKVLGLERAEKQEQQKYIVAQFNQQKVVFHVHNVTQIHRISWKDIEKPSDMYHAGNTKIIGVVNQNEEMILLLDFESILVEINPESGIHINQVKKLGSRERSNKKLVIAEDSPLLRKLLHDTLNEAGYMNLEFFENGQDALNYLESRTSEPGDIAEKVQIVITDIEMPQMDGHHLTKRIKENNDLAKLPIIIFSSLITEDLRHKGEIVGAQEQISKPEIERLVLKIDELIL; this comes from the coding sequence ATGTCTCATGATAAAGGAATTCTCCTAGAATCTGGCACGAACGAATTAGAAATTGTTGAATTTGAAGTGAATGATAATAAATTTGGTATCAATGTTATTAAAGTGAAAGAAATTATCCAGCCGTTGCCGGTAACAAAAATTCCTCATTCACATTCGTACGTTGAAGGAATTATACAATTGCGAGGCGAGGTTCTTCCGGTCATTGATATGGAAAAGGTTCTTGGGTTAGAGAGAGCTGAAAAGCAAGAACAACAAAAATATATTGTTGCACAATTCAATCAACAAAAAGTGGTGTTTCATGTTCATAATGTCACTCAAATCCATCGAATTTCTTGGAAAGATATTGAGAAACCATCTGATATGTACCATGCTGGAAATACGAAAATAATTGGTGTAGTCAATCAAAATGAGGAGATGATTCTGTTATTAGATTTTGAAAGTATTTTAGTAGAAATCAATCCTGAGTCAGGTATACATATAAATCAAGTGAAAAAACTAGGATCTCGTGAACGATCAAATAAAAAATTGGTAATAGCTGAAGATTCCCCTTTGCTAAGGAAATTACTTCACGACACTCTTAATGAAGCGGGATATATGAATCTTGAGTTTTTTGAAAACGGTCAAGATGCACTCAATTATTTAGAATCTCGTACTTCAGAACCTGGAGATATTGCTGAGAAAGTCCAAATTGTCATTACAGATATCGAAATGCCGCAAATGGATGGTCATCATTTGACAAAGAGAATAAAAGAAAATAATGATTTAGCAAAATTACCAATCATCATTTTTTCATCATTAATTACAGAGGACCTTCGCCACAAAGGGGAAATAGTGGGGGCGCAAGAACAAATCAGTAAACCAGAGATCGAGAGATTAGTCTTGAAAATTGATGAATTAATATTGTAA
- a CDS encoding YkyB family protein yields MIAQSIFTVNRHAKTAPNPKFLYALKKQAIHKMLKEGCASKIGLHFSQNPKFSRQQSDVLVRCGEYTFHIPPSKEDFNSLPHLGHLDEHTRNPKCRMSLTDAKKTLQNYTGLKEETTHIPRANKGYEKPIFKKLGDSFF; encoded by the coding sequence ATGATTGCACAGTCTATTTTCACGGTCAATCGACATGCAAAAACCGCTCCTAATCCTAAATTTTTATATGCATTAAAAAAACAAGCTATTCATAAAATGCTTAAAGAAGGCTGCGCCTCGAAAATTGGTCTCCACTTCTCTCAGAACCCTAAATTCAGTCGCCAACAATCTGATGTTTTAGTAAGATGTGGCGAGTATACTTTTCACATTCCTCCTTCTAAAGAAGATTTCAATTCATTGCCTCATTTAGGCCATCTTGATGAGCACACTCGAAATCCAAAATGTCGTATGAGTCTAACTGATGCTAAAAAGACCCTACAAAATTATACAGGATTGAAGGAAGAAACCACTCATATTCCACGGGCGAACAAAGGTTACGAAAAACCTATTTTCAAAAAATTAGGCGATAGCTTTTTTTAA
- a CDS encoding Ppx/GppA family phosphatase, with protein MNKSAIVDIGSNTIRLVIYEYSPNGSLKEKENVKAVARLRTYLDEQNNLTEKGKSVLISILFSFKDVIQFHGVETVRCVATATIRQAVNADEIVKEIRRKTGFTIEILSEEEEAYFGFKAAVHSTSMVEGISIDIGGGSTEITYFKDKVLVHTHSYPFGVVSLKHQFIKGNQIGHSERECLQDFLISQFNQLPWLRDANVKIVAIGGSARNVAQIDQQKKNYPIAGVHQYEMNLEDIGTIRDEICSLTYDEIEKIEGLTRDRADIIIPAIEVFYQLFSYSSATSFLFSRNGLRDGLLIEENEDNISNDKIEESSIKELAYEYSLDYKHGEQMVFLTRKLWEELAKEGYWDWDEEDSNILQRAAFLYYLGEYIDSDSSSQHTFYILANRSINGFSHKKRVQLALLSSFKNKSTLKQYLEPFEKWFEKDEIKKLKGYGPILKTAYSLNATKRNVVKDLCIKKTLEGDMLLTIYTKGDLLAEKYQFEKQKRHLEKFLKCSITLDVITT; from the coding sequence TTGAATAAATCAGCAATTGTAGATATTGGGTCAAATACTATCAGATTAGTGATTTATGAATATAGTCCAAATGGCAGCCTAAAAGAAAAAGAGAATGTGAAAGCTGTGGCTCGCCTCAGAACCTACTTAGACGAACAAAACAACTTAACGGAAAAAGGGAAATCGGTTCTCATATCTATTTTATTCAGTTTTAAGGATGTCATTCAATTTCATGGAGTAGAAACAGTCCGTTGTGTGGCTACTGCAACTATACGTCAAGCCGTGAACGCTGATGAAATTGTGAAAGAAATAAGAAGGAAGACGGGTTTCACTATTGAAATTCTTTCAGAGGAAGAGGAGGCTTATTTTGGATTTAAAGCAGCCGTCCATTCTACTTCTATGGTCGAGGGAATTAGTATTGACATTGGTGGAGGGAGTACTGAAATTACATATTTTAAAGACAAAGTGCTCGTTCATACACATAGTTATCCCTTTGGGGTTGTTTCATTAAAACATCAGTTTATTAAAGGTAACCAGATTGGGCACTCAGAAAGAGAATGTCTTCAAGATTTTTTGATTTCACAATTTAATCAACTTCCATGGTTGAGGGACGCTAATGTGAAAATAGTGGCCATCGGTGGAAGTGCTAGAAATGTAGCCCAAATTGATCAGCAAAAAAAGAATTATCCCATTGCTGGTGTACATCAATACGAGATGAATCTTGAAGATATTGGAACGATTAGAGATGAGATATGCTCGCTCACTTATGACGAAATTGAAAAAATAGAAGGTTTGACAAGAGATCGAGCAGACATTATTATTCCAGCCATTGAAGTTTTTTATCAACTTTTTTCATATAGTAGCGCAACCAGTTTTTTATTCAGTCGAAACGGACTTCGTGATGGACTATTAATTGAAGAAAATGAAGACAATATTTCAAATGATAAAATCGAGGAATCTAGTATAAAGGAGCTGGCATATGAATATAGTTTAGATTACAAACACGGTGAGCAAATGGTTTTTTTAACAAGAAAACTGTGGGAAGAACTTGCAAAAGAAGGATATTGGGACTGGGATGAAGAAGACAGTAACATCCTTCAAAGAGCAGCATTTTTATATTACTTAGGCGAGTATATTGATTCTGATTCAAGCTCACAGCATACTTTCTATATCTTAGCCAATAGAAGCATTAACGGTTTTTCTCATAAAAAAAGAGTACAACTTGCATTATTATCCTCTTTTAAAAATAAGTCCACTTTAAAACAATATTTAGAGCCGTTTGAAAAATGGTTTGAGAAAGATGAAATAAAAAAATTAAAAGGGTATGGACCTATATTAAAAACAGCTTATAGTTTAAATGCCACCAAACGAAATGTTGTTAAGGACTTGTGTATCAAGAAAACACTGGAAGGCGACATGCTTTTAACCATTTACACCAAGGGGGATTTATTGGCGGAAAAATACCAATTCGAAAAACAAAAACGTCATTTAGAGAAGTTTCTGAAATGTAGTATTACTCTCGATGTTATCACTACTTAG